A stretch of DNA from Desulfurella amilsii:
ATATCCGCAGTTTCAGCATCTCTAATTTCGCCTACCATGATAATATCTGGGTCTTGCCTTAAAAAGGATCGCAGAGCTTTTGCAAATGTTAAACCAATCTCTTCATTTATCTGTAGCTGATTGATGCCTTCTAAATTATACTCTATCGGGTCTTCTGCTGTGAGGATATTTACGCTTGTATTATTTAATAAATTAAGCGTTGCATACAGCGTTGTAGATTTGCCAGAGCCTGTTGGTCCTGTAACCAAAATTATACCATGCGGAGATTTAACTGCTTTTATGTACTTTTCTAAATCTTCTGATTCAAAACCCAGATCATGCAAATTTATCTTTATGCTCGATGAATCCAAAATTCTCATAACACATTTTTCTCCGAATGCAACAGGTACCGTAGAAACCCTTAAGTCGATTTCTTTATTAAGCATTTTTAGTTTTATTCTACCGTCTTGTGGCAACCTCTTTTCTGCTATATCTAAGTGTGACATAATTTTGATTCTTGATACAATGCTTAGGGCAAACTGTTTTGGCAACTTCATTGCTTCTATATTTTTGCCATCAATTCTATATCGAACTTTTACATGATTTTCAAAAGGTTCTACGTGAATATCAGAAGCCCTTGAGATAATTGCATTTTCAATAATAGAATTTACCAGTTTAATCAAAGGTGGGTCGCTTTCTTGTATAATTGACTGACTTTCTTCTTCAACTTCCTCGATAGTTTGTGTTTGCGGCAGGTTTTTAACAAATTCTTCAAGTTTATTATAAATCGTATAGCTTGTATTTATAGCGTTTATTGTATCCTGTGACGTTGTAATATACAAAATTACTTTTTTAATGCCCGTTGTAAACCTAATTTCATCTATTAGGTAAGTGTTTTCTGTTGGGTCAACCACCGCAATATGAAGCTCATTATCAGTTTTTGAAAAAGGTAATATTAATCGTTCCCGTGCTACCTCTTCTTTTATTATCGAAACAACGCTCCTATCAATTAATACGTTACTTAAAACTATTCTTTTTAAGTTAAATTGCTTGCTTAAAACATCGGCAATATCTTCATCTGTAATTAAATTGTGCTCTTTTAAAATTTCCCCCAGGCGCTTATTAGTCTTTTCTTGCTCTTGTATTGCCTGTTTTAATT
This window harbors:
- a CDS encoding GspE/PulE family protein yields the protein MSLIGQLLLNNQKITQEQLKQAIQEQEKTNKRLGEILKEHNLITDEDIADVLSKQFNLKRIVLSNVLIDRSVVSIIKEEVARERLILPFSKTDNELHIAVVDPTENTYLIDEIRFTTGIKKVILYITTSQDTINAINTSYTIYNKLEEFVKNLPQTQTIEEVEEESQSIIQESDPPLIKLVNSIIENAIISRASDIHVEPFENHVKVRYRIDGKNIEAMKLPKQFALSIVSRIKIMSHLDIAEKRLPQDGRIKLKMLNKEIDLRVSTVPVAFGEKCVMRILDSSSIKINLHDLGFESEDLEKYIKAVKSPHGIILVTGPTGSGKSTTLYATLNLLNNTSVNILTAEDPIEYNLEGINQLQINEEIGLTFAKALRSFLRQDPDIIMVGEIRDAETADIAIRSALTGHLVLSTLHTNDAPSAIARLIDMGVASYLLTSSLRLILAQRLVRKICDSCKIVYEPEPELIKSLGLDKKDTVFYRGKGCPACNNTGYKGRIAIYETMPINEQIRRAIVELSPTDEIRDLAISEGMQTLRQSGIKKVLDGTTTIEEVLEVSI